The nucleotide window TCGGCAATGGTTGCCTGCGTGGCTGAACCACCGTGTCCTATTCCTGCCAGGCAAACGATACCGTTTGCCCCGATCTTTTGGATAGATTCAGCAATGACCTGGCCCGCACCGGTGCATTCAATGATGGTGTCCGGTTCGAAGTCAAGATCCTTCACGCTGCCGGAGTGGTACGTTCCGCCAAGTTCGTGCACAAGGTCTGCTTTGGGGCCGCCTACTGTCCGGTCCAGCACATGCACTTCCAGTCCGTACAATTTAGCGAAAAGAGCAGCAAGCAATCCGATCGGTCCGGCTCCTGTGATCAGCGCTGTTTTGGGTTCCCAGAACGATCGCCTGCCGATCAGGCCTACCTGTTCCAGGGCTTTAGCCACCACGGTGGCCGGCTCCAGGAGCACACCCAGGATACCCAGCGCAGGATCAATTTTTATAGCGTATTCCGGTTCGATCCTCCAGCGCTCCGACATGTAACCGTGGATCTCTTTGATCCCCCGCTCGGTGTAGAGCCCATTACGGCACATGTCCCATTCCCCCACGGCGCAGTTCGGACAGGGGACAGGGTCCGGTCGTCTGACAATGCCCACGATAAGATCCCCTTTCTTCAGCCCGCTCGTTGGGCCGGGATCAAGAACACGGCCCAGGGATTCATGGCCCAGCACAAGATACTCCTGACCGGGAGGTGCCCAGCCATATTTCCCTTCGACAATTTCGACATCGGTACCGCAAACACCGACAGCGACAGCTTCCACCAGGACAGAGCCCAGGTGCTCATCCGGTTCAGGGATATCCATGAGTCTCGCGGTCCCCGGCTTTTTAGGTTCAACAGTGATAGCTTTCAATTTTATTTCTCCTTTTTATTTTTTGGTTGATGTTGTTCGTTTCGATCCGGAATGGGTCTTTTTCACGGTTTTGTCTCCGCCCTGAGTGAACGCGGCCTTCTTGCCACTTTTCAGGGCGTTCCCGGAATCCAGCAGGCCGTAAAGCTGGATAAGCTTTGCAATGACCCCGCTCCATCCCGTCTGATGGCTGGCACCCAGCCCGGCGCCATTGTCGCCGTGGAAGTATTCGTAAAAGAGAATATTATCGCGCCAGTAAGGATCCGTCTGGAACTTCTCCGAGCCTCCGAATACAGGTCGCCGTCCCTGCTCATCGCGGGTGAACATACGGGTGAGCCTTCCGGCGATCTCCTTACTAACTTCGAAAAGGTTCATCAGGTTACCGGAACCGGTAGGACATTCGATCCGGAAGTTATCGCCGTAATACAGGTGGAAGTTCAGAAGTGCACGGATGATGAGTGCATTCACCGGCATCCAGACCGGCCCCCGCCAGTTGGAGTTACCGCCGAACATACCGGTGTTCGACTCCGCCGGCAGGTAATCCACCCGGTACTCCTGGCCACCGGCATGCAGGACATAGGGGTGCTGCTCATGGAACTTCGATATGGATCTGATACCGTAAGGACCGAAGAATTCGTTCTCATCAAGCATCTTCATCAGGATCCTGCGCAGCCGCTCCGTGTTGACCAGTGCAATGATTCCCCTGTTTTCCACTCCAAAATGATCCGGACCCGTAGAGTGCATGGTTTCCAGGAGTTCCGGCATTCGGCGAAGACGTTCATTGAGGCTGGACATTACCCGGGGAATGCGATCCCGCTGCCACGATTCTGTGACGGTCGTCGCACAAAGAGGCAAGAGCCCAACCAATGAGCGCACCTTAAGCCTTGTGGCGCTCCCGTCGGGGAGCCGAAGCAGGTCGTAATAGAAACCGTCTTCCTCATCCCACATGCCATCCTGGCCGGGGCGATTCATGGCCGCGGCAATATAGTAGAAGTGCTCTGTGAACTTAATGACCATGTCCTCGTAGGAACGGTTATGTGCAGCAAGTTCCACCGCGAGTTCCAGCATGTTCTGGCTGAAAAGGGCCATCCACGCCGTGCCGTCGGCCTGCTCCAGGTGGCCACCGGTGGGCAGTGGTGCGCTGCGGTCGAAGACGCCAATGTTATCCAGGCCGAGGAATCCGCCCTCAAATACGTTCTTGCCGAACCGGTCCTTGCGGTTCACCCACCATGTGAAATTAGTCAGCAGTTTGTTGAACGCTGCCGTCAGGAATTCAATGTCCGTTTCGCCGCGAAGGGCCTGTTCACTGCGGTGCAGGAAAAGTGTGGCCCATGCGTGAACCGGGGGGTTCACATCACTGAAATTCCACTCATAAGCAGGCATCTGCCCGCTGGGATGCATGTAAAGCCCGCGGAGCACAAGTTTCAGCTGTTCCTTGGCGAAGTCGGGGTCGACGATGGAGAGCGGGAGCGCATGGAAAGCCAGATCCCAGGCCGCATACCAGGGGTATTCCCACTTGTCGGGCATGGAAATGATGTCCTCGTTCAGCATGTGGAACCACTCCGAGTTACGGGAGTTTCGATATCCGTGATGAAGGGGGTTTGAGTTGTGCTCGTCCAGCCAGTTGTCTCCGTCGAAGAAGTAGAACTGCTTGCTCCAGAGCATACCGGCAATGGCCTGGCGCATCACCCTTGCCTCATCTTCACTCACAGATGAGGGCGTAACTGATTTGTAAAACTCATCGGCTTCACGAAGCCTGTCAGCGAAGACCTCATCGTAAAGATTTCCAAAGGGCTTGGTTTTCGTTTCCGGTAGATTGCCGGTCAGCCTCAGCCGAACCACCGTGGTTTGTCCGGCGCCGATGGTCGCGTGGTAGTGCGCTGCGGCCTTTGTACCCTCCTTATCAGGATTGACTGCTTGGTGATTACCATGCACAATGAAATCGTTAATGCCGTCCTTGACATAGGGGCTCTCGTTTTGCATTCCGGGAAAAAGCCGCTCGTGGTTTGTTTCATTCTCGGTGAACAGCAGAGGTACTTTTCCTTCGCAAGAAAAGGTAAAATCACCCAGCAGCGGATGGGCAGCCGCCACCGTGCTCACTCCTGCCTGTGACCTGATCTGTTTCAGATTCGGTTTATGGGGAGCTCTGTTGGATTTGGCAATCCAGGCAGACCAGTCGTTCCGGAACCAGAGCGTGGGCAGCAGATGCAGTTCGGCAGCCTCTGGTCCCCGGTTGATTGCCGTGATCTTCACCAGGATATCTTCCGGACCGGCTTTGGCATACTCGACGAAGACATCGAAATACCGGTCCTCATTGAAGACACCCGTGTCAAGCAATTCATATTCAAACTCTTCCCGGGAACGGCGCCGGTTTGTCTCCACCAGATCGGCGTAGGGATAGGCCGCCTGCGGGTACTTGTAGAGGTATTTCATGTACGAGTGGGTCGGTGTGGAATCCAGATAGAAATAGTATTCTTTCACGTCCTCCCCGTGATTACCTTCGGTGTTGGTCAGACCGAAAAGGCGTTCCTTTAGAATGGGATCCCTGCCGTTCCAGAGGGCCAGGGCGAAGCAGAGGCGCTGCTTGTCGTCGGATATGCCGGCGATACCATCCTCACCCCAGCGATAGGCGCGTGAGCGGGAATGATCGTGCGTGAAGAAATTCCAGGCATCGCCGTTTTCGCTGTAGTCCTCGCGGACGGTTCCCCACTGGCGTTCGCTTAAATAGGGTCC belongs to Bacteroidales bacterium and includes:
- a CDS encoding glucose 1-dehydrogenase, with translation MKAITVEPKKPGTARLMDIPEPDEHLGSVLVEAVAVGVCGTDVEIVEGKYGWAPPGQEYLVLGHESLGRVLDPGPTSGLKKGDLIVGIVRRPDPVPCPNCAVGEWDMCRNGLYTERGIKEIHGYMSERWRIEPEYAIKIDPALGILGVLLEPATVVAKALEQVGLIGRRSFWEPKTALITGAGPIGLLAALFAKLYGLEVHVLDRTVGGPKADLVHELGGTYHSGSVKDLDFEPDTIIECTGAGQVIAESIQKIGANGIVCLAGIGHGGSATQATIADVASTAVLRNNVIVGSVNANKRHWYRASQYLARADRAWLSKLITRRERPENFKNALSRQPGDIKVVIQFSEI